Genomic segment of Leuconostoc mesenteroides subsp. mesenteroides:
CAAGTAAAACTGCTATTCTGGCTCATGGCTGGCATAACAATAAAACGACGATGGCTGTATATGGTGAACTATTCCATGAGTTAGGCTACAACGTGTTAATTCCAGATAATCGGGCGCACGGTGATTCGCAAGGAGAAATGATAGGTTATGGCTGGTTAGATCGGCGCGACTACATCGGCTGGTTGAATCAAATTTTAGAAAAGAATGGTCAAAAATCGGATATTGTCATGTATGGCATGAGTATGGGTGCTGCCACAGTGTTATCAACTTCTGGTGAAAATGATTTACCGAATCAGGTAAAAGCAATTATTGCTGATTCGTCCTACACTAGTGTTATGGAAGAAATAAAACACGAAGCAGGAGATATGTATGGTTTACCATGGTTTCCGCTTGTTAATGTGGTGTCGGGTATCTCAAAGATACGAGCCGGATACTCATATGAGGAAGCGAGTCCCTTGAAGCAAGTAGCCAAAAACACGCGGCCAACCTTTTTTATTCAAGGTGGTGCCGACACTTTTGTGCCAACCAAAATGGTTTACCCGTTGTACAATGCTTCTAAGGGACCAAAACAGTTATGGATTACTAAGGGCTCAAAACATGTTCAAAGTTTTAATGATTACCCAGACGCGTATAGGAGTAAAATAAAAATATTTTTAGAAAAATATGATAAATAAAAGGATCACTTCACACTGAAGTGATCCTTTTTGAAACAAAGTGATTATTTATTAGAAATACTACGAGTCTTCTGAATTAACCCCAAAGACCTCAATATGGTATCCTGTAATATTTAAACCGCTAGCTTTACGGGCTGCGTCAAATAACGGAGCCATATTGAAATTGTCGGCATCAATAATTTCACTAGTTTGTTGATTGATAATGTGATAGTGTGGCTCACCATAATAATCAAAGTGACGTTTACCATCATCATGAATGTCTATAGCGATGATTAATCCCGTTTCAATTAATTTATCAAGCGTATTATAAACCGTTGCCAAACTAATGTTATTTAAATCTTCGTGAATCATTTCTGCTGTGGGGTGAGTTTTATGTGTAACGAGATATTCTAAAACAGCCATTCGTTGATACGTAGCTTTTAAACCGTGTTCTTGCAATATTGTACGCAATTTTTGATCAGTCATAAGAATCCTCCATAGTTACTACTATTGTACCATGATATGTAGAATTGTTCCAAATAACTTGATTTATGAAAGTATATGAGTTAAAATGTTTATTAGAATAGTTCTAACAACAGGGGGAAGTTATGTCTGAAAAATCTGAAAAAACAAGCTTTATGCAACGAAATAATATTATTCGTGCAGCAGTTATGGGTGCCAATGATGGCATTTTATCAGTATCAGGTATTGTTTTGGGTGTTGCCGGTGCCACAAGTCACACAGGTACAATTTTACTAGCGGGGTTTGCTGGTATGTTAGCTGGAACTGTGTCGATGGCAATGGGTGAATTTGTTTCAGTCAATTCTCAACATGATGCACAAGAAAAAGTACGTCAAATTCAAACTCAAGCCGTTGCAAACGATTACGAGGGTGAATTTTCTTTTGTACAGAAAAAATACGAAGAAACAGGAATATCATCAACATTAGCGCAACAAGCTACGCAAGAAATGATGTCCAAAGATCCCTTGGTCACATCTGTTCGTGAGCGGTATGGATTTTCATTAAATCAAGAATTAAGTGCCGGGCACGCTGCTTTGGCATCATTGATTAGTTTCCCCATAGGATCCATATTGCCAATGGTTGCTATTTCTGTAGCGCCTCAGGGAACACGAGAAATAGCGACATTTATTGCTGTTATTGTGGCTTTAGCCATCACAGGATATGCAGCAGCTCACGTAAATGGTGCAAATAAAAAACATTCCGTTATACGTAATGTCATTGCTGGTATCTTTACAATGATTGTGACGTTCTTAATCGGTAGTTTGTTTAGATAAGAGGGGGAACTGAAATGGGAAAAGAAAAAAAACACGAAACCATGGATGAACGATTAAATGCTATTCGAGCAGGGGTTCTAGGCTCTAATGATGGTATACTAACTGTTGTTGGGGTTTTGTTTTCAGTAGCAGCCGCAACGACCAATCAATTTGCAATTTTTATTGCTGGATTAGCCGATTTAGTATCATGTGCTTTATCAATGGCTTCAGGAGAATATGCCTCTGTCAGTTCACAGTCAGACAGCGAAAAGGTAGCTGTTGAAACTGAAAAAGAATTGTTAAAGACTGACATGCCAGGGCAACACCGTTCTGTACGAGACTTTTACATGGAACGTGGTGTATCTGAAACAACAGCAAATGCGATAGCTGATGAATTGTTACAAAAAAAGCCTTTAGAAACGGTATTGAGTGTTAAATATGATATCACACTAGGACATTATATGAGTCCGTGGTCAGCTGCTTGGTCATCATTGTTTTCTGCAGCTTTAGGTGGAGCTTTCCCATTGCTGACATTGTTGATTGTGTCTGGAAAGTATCAATTCGTTGCTACAATTGCAGCAACGGTAGTAGCAGTTGCACTTACTGGATTCCTTAGTGCAAAAATTTCTAATGGTCTAGTTAAGCGTGCGGTTATTCGTAATATTGTTATTGGTCTCATTACAATTGCAATCCACTTTGGCATAGGAAAAATATTCTAACTCGTATCAGTTAATAATGTCTGTTATATTTTTAATTCATGTTGCTGAATATAGTCTATGTTTGAGATAATATTAGTATGAATAAAAAAATTATGCAAAAATGGCGTGTTTTAGATGCACGATTAAAAATTTCAGCTTTAAGTACTTTTTTTACACGTGCACAAATTGGCTACGTTGGGCCGACATTTGCTTATTATGCACTGTTAACAGTGTTTCCTATATTGATGGGAGCAGCGTTGATTGTTTCTTTCACGAGTATTAGTACTGGTGATTTACTTACAATGATGCGCAATATATTACCAAAAAACGTTGAGAATATTGTGATTCCAATTATGGAATCTGTTTTATCATCAAGAAGTACTTCGCTACTTTCTTTTTCCGTCTTGTTTACGATTTGGTCAATTTCACGTGTGATTGCGGTCTTTCGTCAGTCATTTAATGCTATTTCAGATGTTAAAGAACACATCAATGGTTTGTTTACACGAGCCTTTTCGTTTATATGGTTATTGTTTATTTTGACATTGTTTACTTTGTTAATGGTTGGCAGTAATATTTTGACTATTGTCATTCAGCACTTGCCATATTCAGAGTGGACTAACTTTTTACAACATCAGACGCGTTGGTTTATATGGTTAGGTATTTGGCTGGCTCTGGTCATGATGAACTTTTTTTTACCTGCAAAAGATGCTCGAGCACCATTTCGCTTTGTTTTAGTGGGTAGTTTTCTTGAATTAGTGATGTTGAATCTCTTGAACAGAGGATTCACGTTTTATGCGCAATTTGCTTTGGGAAAATATGATTTTTATCAATCCGTGAGCTCTATGATTGCTATGTTGATTTGGTTAAACTTGATTGCTACGATTTTGGTATTAGGTTATGTAGTTATTAAATGGTTATCGGTCATTAGTTGGAGGAAAGAAGATGTTTCGAAACAATGATTTTGATGTTTTTGAAGACAAAACGTTAAACGGTCGAATGGAAAAAATAAAAACAATTATTGATCCAAAGTTTGAAGCGTTTGCCTCGATTGCGTTACCTATATTGAATACAGATGGGCAAAAATGGTATGCACACGTAGCTAAACATTTACGTAGAACAACTTATGCGCCGGATAATACGTGGGTAGCCTTTGCGCCAAATAAACGTGGTTATAAAATGTTACCACATTTTGAACTAGGTATTTGGGAAGACAACATCTATTTTTATCTTGCTGTTGAAGAAAATATGAAACCTGCTCAAACCGATATAATCACTAAAAAACTGCGTGAGGTGAGTCCGCTAGTGAAAAAATTACCGGATTCATACCGCTTAAGTCAAGATCATATGGTAAACAAGACATATTCATTATTACAATATGACGATTCAGTAGAACGTTATGAATCAGTTAAACATAGTGAAGTATTGATTGGAATAGAGATAAAACGTGGTGATAAAATTTTGGATGACAATGGCATCGTAGATGCCTTGGTGCTAGCAATAAAAAATCTGTTACCAATCTACGAAAAAATTAAATAAAAAATAATGGCTAGACTTTGTATGAAAGTCTAGCCATTATTTTTTTAAGAATCCATTGCTTCTATCTGGTTAATTTGTTGTAATTCTAACATTTGGGCTTCATTTATTTCATTGTATAGCACTGCTGCCAGTGTATTCGGGATTATACCTGTCGAGCTGGCTTGTTGAATATAATTATATTCAAATTGAAATGCTTGAATATATAAATCACTGTTGATAGTTGGTA
This window contains:
- a CDS encoding alpha/beta fold hydrolase; the protein is MKRKYKWLIGCLVFIVILLLSAGMYFFHVAEVRDVAANKPDKLRTKKNSLYHYEHDFLSREKQTWTQKTSDNLKLVAWYVPAEKKTSKTAILAHGWHNNKTTMAVYGELFHELGYNVLIPDNRAHGDSQGEMIGYGWLDRRDYIGWLNQILEKNGQKSDIVMYGMSMGAATVLSTSGENDLPNQVKAIIADSSYTSVMEEIKHEAGDMYGLPWFPLVNVVSGISKIRAGYSYEEASPLKQVAKNTRPTFFIQGGADTFVPTKMVYPLYNASKGPKQLWITKGSKHVQSFNDYPDAYRSKIKIFLEKYDK
- a CDS encoding VIT family protein produces the protein MGKEKKHETMDERLNAIRAGVLGSNDGILTVVGVLFSVAAATTNQFAIFIAGLADLVSCALSMASGEYASVSSQSDSEKVAVETEKELLKTDMPGQHRSVRDFYMERGVSETTANAIADELLQKKPLETVLSVKYDITLGHYMSPWSAAWSSLFSAALGGAFPLLTLLIVSGKYQFVATIAATVVAVALTGFLSAKISNGLVKRAVIRNIVIGLITIAIHFGIGKIF
- a CDS encoding transcriptional repressor encodes the protein MTDQKLRTILQEHGLKATYQRMAVLEYLVTHKTHPTAEMIHEDLNNISLATVYNTLDKLIETGLIIAIDIHDDGKRHFDYYGEPHYHIINQQTSEIIDADNFNMAPLFDAARKASGLNITGYHIEVFGVNSEDS
- a CDS encoding VIT family protein; this translates as MSEKSEKTSFMQRNNIIRAAVMGANDGILSVSGIVLGVAGATSHTGTILLAGFAGMLAGTVSMAMGEFVSVNSQHDAQEKVRQIQTQAVANDYEGEFSFVQKKYEETGISSTLAQQATQEMMSKDPLVTSVRERYGFSLNQELSAGHAALASLISFPIGSILPMVAISVAPQGTREIATFIAVIVALAITGYAAAHVNGANKKHSVIRNVIAGIFTMIVTFLIGSLFR
- a CDS encoding YihY/virulence factor BrkB family protein; this encodes MNKKIMQKWRVLDARLKISALSTFFTRAQIGYVGPTFAYYALLTVFPILMGAALIVSFTSISTGDLLTMMRNILPKNVENIVIPIMESVLSSRSTSLLSFSVLFTIWSISRVIAVFRQSFNAISDVKEHINGLFTRAFSFIWLLFILTLFTLLMVGSNILTIVIQHLPYSEWTNFLQHQTRWFIWLGIWLALVMMNFFLPAKDARAPFRFVLVGSFLELVMLNLLNRGFTFYAQFALGKYDFYQSVSSMIAMLIWLNLIATILVLGYVVIKWLSVISWRKEDVSKQ
- a CDS encoding DUF1054 family protein, producing the protein MFRNNDFDVFEDKTLNGRMEKIKTIIDPKFEAFASIALPILNTDGQKWYAHVAKHLRRTTYAPDNTWVAFAPNKRGYKMLPHFELGIWEDNIYFYLAVEENMKPAQTDIITKKLREVSPLVKKLPDSYRLSQDHMVNKTYSLLQYDDSVERYESVKHSEVLIGIEIKRGDKILDDNGIVDALVLAIKNLLPIYEKIK